In Trichoderma breve strain T069 chromosome 4, whole genome shotgun sequence, the following proteins share a genomic window:
- a CDS encoding nmrA-like family domain-containing protein, with protein sequence MSKVIAVAGGTGSVGRTIVEELKKSPLYDVIVLARKVPEVNDEKAPVVAVDYNNVDETAQKLASHKVDVVISTISVVDEVAGVCQVDLVKAASKSGTVKRFITSEWGTPHTKVSPIYQIRENAVIELRKTDLEWTRVANGYFMDYYGMPHVKTYLKPLFFVVDPPNKTAAIPGTGDEVLSFTYTFDVAKFVVASLGLPKWEEITYCYGENSTFNKLVALSEEAQGTKFKVTFDPPEKLAKGEITELPSHPALYPYFPKPAMQGLFSLFASWVLDGSLKAPEDKSLNAKFPEIKTTKLAEIVGAWKGH encoded by the exons ATGTCAAAGGTTATCGCAGTCGCCGGTGGTACTGGTAGCGTTGGTCGCACCATCGTTGAAGAGTTGAAAAAGTCCCCTCTGTACGATGTCATTGTCTTGGCTCGCAAG GTTCCAGAAGTGAATGATGAAAAAGCGCCCGTCGTCGCAGTGGACTACAACAACGTCGATGAAACTGCGCAAAAACTGGCCAGCCACAAAGTAGACGTCGTCATCTCTACTATTAGCGTGGTTGATGAAGTCGCTGGAGTTTGCCAAGTCGACCTGGTCAAGGCAGCCAGTAAATCTGGCACCGTAAAACGCTTCATTACTAGTGAATGGGGTACTCCTCATACCAAAGT GTCTCCTATCTATCAGATTCGAGAAAATGCCGTGATAGAGCTTCGCAAGACCGACTTGGAATGGACTCGAGTTGCTAACGGCTACTTTATGGACTACTACGGCATGCCTCATGTGAAGACGTATCTGAAGCCCTTGTTCTTCGTGGTAGACCCGCCAAACAAGACTGCTGCCATCCCTGGCACAGGAGATGAGGTTCTTTCTTTCACCTACACTTTTGATGTGGCAAAATTTGTTGTCGCATCTCTGGGCTTGCCCAAGTGGGAGGAGATTACCTACTGCTACGGTGAAAATTCAACATTCAACAAGCTTGTTGCACTTTCTGAAGAAGCTCAGG GCACTAAGTTCAAGGTTACATTCGATCCTCCCGAAAAGCTCGCAAAGGGAGAGATTACAGAATTGCCTTCTCACCCTGCGCTATATCCATACTTTCCGAAGCCAGCGATGCAAGGCTTGTTCTCGCTTTTCGCCTCATGGGTCCTTGATGGTAGCCTAAAAGCTCCAGAAGACAAGAGCCTGAACGCCAAATTTCCCGAAATCAAGACCACCAAGTTGGCCGAAATCGTCGGTGCCTGGAAGGGACATTAA
- a CDS encoding DSBA-like thioredoxin domain-containing protein translates to MTNFTIKIISDNVCPFCFLGKARLDRAISAFRSATPKGETDNFTISWHAFYLDPHASFQSAPVREHVAQKFGSYSRVDAIHERLAQTGAEEGLNFTFKSLIGNTRDSHRLVQLGRSKGNEMENKVVNQIMKMFFEEGGDITSIDDLVKAAERGGLDPKEAKEWLLSDNGKSEVEEEVNEATRMGVTAVPTFIINDKYRVQGAQSVDEFVKQFARAKAAEGEAESSYRWKEGNTCM, encoded by the coding sequence ATGACAAACTTTACCATCAAAATCATCTCTGACAATGTCTgtcccttttgctttttgggcAAAGCACGCCTAGATCGAGCTATTTCTGCGTTCCGCAGTGCCACTCCAAAAGGCGAAACCGACAACTTTACCATCTCCTGGCATGCGTTCTACCTCGATCCTCACGCATCCTTCCAATCGGCACCAGTGCGAGAACACGTAGCACAGAAGTTTGGAAGCTACAGTCGGGTCGACGCAATCCACGAACGGCTGGCGCAGACAGGCGCCGAAGAAGGTCTAAACTTCACATTCAAATCTCTAATCGGCAATACCAGAGATTCTCATCGACTTGTTCAACTAGGCAGATCAAAGGGCAATGAAATGGAGAACAAGGTCGTCAACCAAATCATGAAGATGTTCTTTGAGGAAGGCGGCGACATCACTAGCATTGACGATCtcgtcaaggccgccgagcGAGGAGGGCTAGATCCAAAGGAGGCAAAGGAATGGCTCCTTAGCGACAATGGGAAAAGCGaagtggaggaagaggtgaACGAAGCAACGAGAATGGGTGTCACGGCTGTACCGACATTCATAATTAATGATAAATACCGCGTACAAGGAGCACAAAGCGTGGACGAATTCGTCAAGCAATTCGCTCGCgccaaagctgcagaagGCGAAGCAGAATCAAGTTACAGATGGAAAGAGGgcaatacatgtatgtaa